Proteins from a genomic interval of Symmachiella macrocystis:
- a CDS encoding PD-(D/E)XK nuclease family protein codes for MTATIQVLTGPASSGKTDRMLGRYRAHLRDAADKLEIGRGLWLTPTHFSAAFIRENLLVDDLAACFNPQVFTFSGFADRVLRDSPAAVTPISRMLQRVLVRGIIEKLNADDALGHFSPIAVTTGFIDQVLAFISELKQAEIWPEHFEEVIAADNPHPRDAELALIYRVYQQHLLAHDLYDGEGRFWSARDQLTQGHWGTFADLDFVVVDGFSDFTKTQYEILQLLAGKVTEMFVTLPLESPLQRGDLFAKPLGALKQLERHSNVQRDKCVEIAENRPAAFSQIAANLFQNPRDVVPCGTAADVSVIEATGQQGEVRTMASQIKTLLAAGTSPVDIVVTFRSLTDYADLLHETFTNAGIPYICKSSESLATNPVIKALMALLQVAAEDWPFERLLPLLQNNYFHPDWPEYTEGESTRDVAAQLRRLQLRGGRREILKRIYRAAQPSETDEMLSGAKLEKRRIQQQSAGAAGDFLTRLSAVLEPLQQQHTRSGWAEILVRIGREMRFDPRTLPALTDEGERDMRARDTDAWQAFENMLYAAAGFDERVHEGGQTIDFPRMLTELTDLIHQTELLNRDSAVGKVRVLDATQVRNLDIPVLFVGGLTETGFPQRRGDDCFFSEADRRDFNERGLPLQHRTSRTQDEMLLFYGVVTRARQRLILSYPAMNSTGQPLLPSPYLLTLQNLFDEGAVPIMRRMELDPVPPISEMLTEADLRVVAVEQALNKDAGPLRSLFELPGHEPLVRNILAAATMADHRFRIHGFTPYEGLIPGAKHQILLGKRYSIAHEFSATELEAYANCPFQYFAGQILNVNALDAPEVKTDYKQRGNVVHDVLKKLHQQYLAVSTENGDDPPSEQELSAQFDELLQTLLRQHADDPKLMQTLTEIETRLLSEWGEEYARQWAEYSKDSEKNWDEPPQPVRYEVGFGAAPGGDPATDAAETAECLVLGVAHRAVRIRGRIDRIDVGEIAGTPAFNVVDYKTGTSTKFTAKKISEGGLIQLPLYAMAAERLGMVAAGAQPMELGYWFVKETGFKSKLTAGQVNEGKFTASEVWEHLQATLEESIPQMAAGIRRGQFPVYNEDTKCTTNCPYSTTCRVGQIRPLADTLHKTWKLSDQ; via the coding sequence CATCCGCGAAAATCTATTGGTCGATGATCTGGCTGCCTGTTTCAATCCGCAGGTATTCACGTTTTCGGGATTTGCGGACCGCGTGTTGCGCGACAGTCCCGCAGCGGTGACACCGATTTCCCGCATGCTACAACGGGTGCTTGTCCGCGGCATTATCGAGAAGTTAAACGCCGACGATGCGTTGGGGCATTTCTCGCCGATTGCGGTGACGACCGGATTCATTGATCAGGTGTTGGCGTTTATCAGCGAGTTGAAACAAGCGGAGATTTGGCCGGAGCATTTTGAAGAGGTAATCGCCGCCGACAACCCGCATCCCCGCGATGCAGAACTGGCGCTGATTTATCGCGTCTATCAACAGCACCTGCTGGCGCATGATCTGTACGACGGGGAAGGTCGGTTTTGGTCGGCCCGCGATCAACTCACCCAAGGGCATTGGGGAACGTTTGCGGATTTGGACTTTGTGGTCGTCGACGGGTTTAGCGACTTCACCAAGACCCAATACGAGATTCTCCAGCTGTTGGCAGGCAAGGTGACGGAGATGTTTGTCACCCTGCCGCTGGAATCGCCGCTGCAACGCGGGGACCTGTTCGCCAAGCCGCTCGGGGCGCTAAAACAACTCGAGCGACACTCGAACGTGCAGCGTGACAAATGTGTCGAGATCGCCGAAAACCGTCCGGCTGCCTTTTCCCAAATCGCCGCGAATCTATTTCAAAATCCCCGTGACGTCGTGCCGTGCGGAACCGCTGCGGATGTTTCTGTGATTGAAGCAACCGGGCAACAGGGTGAGGTTCGCACGATGGCCTCGCAGATCAAAACGTTGTTGGCGGCCGGGACCTCGCCTGTGGATATTGTCGTCACCTTCCGGTCGCTGACGGATTATGCCGATCTGCTGCACGAAACATTTACGAACGCCGGAATTCCCTACATCTGCAAGTCATCCGAGTCCTTGGCCACAAACCCGGTGATCAAAGCGTTGATGGCGCTGTTGCAAGTCGCCGCCGAGGATTGGCCGTTTGAGCGGCTCTTGCCGCTATTGCAGAACAACTACTTTCATCCCGATTGGCCCGAGTATACGGAAGGGGAGTCAACGCGGGACGTGGCGGCGCAGTTGCGGCGGCTGCAATTACGCGGCGGACGGCGCGAAATTCTCAAACGGATCTACCGTGCCGCTCAACCATCAGAAACCGACGAAATGCTTTCCGGCGCGAAGTTGGAAAAACGCCGCATCCAACAACAATCAGCCGGAGCGGCGGGTGATTTTCTAACGCGCTTGTCAGCCGTATTAGAACCGCTGCAACAACAGCATACCCGCAGCGGGTGGGCGGAGATTCTGGTCCGGATCGGACGGGAAATGCGTTTCGATCCGCGGACATTACCGGCGCTCACCGATGAGGGAGAGCGCGACATGCGTGCGCGGGATACCGATGCCTGGCAGGCGTTTGAGAACATGCTGTATGCGGCGGCTGGTTTTGATGAACGAGTCCACGAGGGTGGCCAGACGATTGATTTCCCACGGATGCTCACCGAACTGACGGATCTGATTCATCAGACGGAACTTTTAAACCGTGACTCGGCCGTGGGTAAGGTGCGCGTGCTGGATGCGACGCAAGTCCGCAACTTGGACATTCCTGTTTTGTTCGTGGGCGGACTGACTGAGACGGGATTTCCGCAGCGGCGCGGCGACGATTGTTTTTTCAGCGAAGCGGACCGCCGCGATTTTAACGAACGAGGATTGCCGCTCCAGCATCGCACGTCGCGGACGCAGGACGAGATGCTGCTGTTTTACGGAGTCGTGACCCGTGCCCGTCAACGGTTGATCTTGAGCTATCCGGCAATGAATTCCACCGGCCAACCGCTCCTGCCCAGCCCCTATCTGCTCACGCTGCAAAACCTGTTCGACGAAGGCGCCGTCCCGATTATGCGGCGGATGGAACTCGATCCGGTGCCGCCGATTTCGGAGATGCTCACCGAGGCGGACCTCCGCGTGGTGGCTGTTGAACAAGCGCTAAACAAGGACGCCGGTCCGCTGCGCTCGCTGTTTGAGTTGCCGGGACACGAACCGTTGGTTCGCAATATTCTCGCAGCAGCAACGATGGCCGACCACCGCTTCCGCATTCACGGCTTCACACCCTACGAAGGCCTAATCCCCGGTGCCAAGCATCAGATTCTGTTAGGCAAACGGTACTCGATAGCCCACGAATTCAGTGCGACGGAACTGGAAGCATACGCGAATTGTCCGTTTCAATATTTTGCGGGACAAATCTTAAACGTGAACGCCTTGGATGCCCCCGAGGTGAAAACAGATTACAAGCAACGGGGAAATGTGGTGCACGACGTGCTTAAGAAATTGCACCAGCAATACCTCGCCGTGAGTACGGAAAATGGCGATGACCCGCCATCGGAACAAGAGTTGTCCGCACAATTCGATGAGCTGCTGCAGACGCTGTTGCGACAACACGCGGACGATCCGAAATTGATGCAGACCTTGACGGAAATCGAAACGCGGTTGTTGTCGGAATGGGGTGAAGAATACGCCAGGCAATGGGCCGAGTATTCCAAGGATTCGGAGAAGAATTGGGACGAACCGCCGCAACCGGTGAGATACGAGGTCGGATTCGGCGCTGCTCCTGGGGGTGATCCGGCGACGGATGCTGCGGAAACGGCCGAATGTTTGGTGTTGGGCGTCGCGCATCGGGCGGTGCGAATTCGTGGGCGGATTGATCGAATCGACGTTGGAGAAATCGCGGGAACGCCGGCGTTTAACGTGGTGGATTATAAAACCGGAACCTCGACCAAATTCACAGCGAAAAAAATCTCGGAAGGAGGTTTGATTCAATTGCCGTTGTATGCGATGGCTGCTGAGCGGTTGGGGATGGTGGCCGCCGGCGCGCAACCGATGGAACTGGGCTATTGGTTCGTAAAGGAAACCGGATTCAAAAGTAAGCTCACCGCCGGGCAGGTCAACGAGGGGAAATTCACAGCCAGTGAAGTCTGGGAACATTTGCAGGCGACGCTCGAAGAATCAATTCCGCAAATGGCAGCGGGAATTCGTCGCGGACAATTCCCGGTTTACAACGAGGACACAAAATGCACGACGAATTGCCCTTACAGTACGACTTGCCGTGTGGGTCAAATCCGGCCGTTGGCCGACACGCTGCATAAAACTTGGAAACTCAGCGACCAATAA